A section of the Deinobacterium chartae genome encodes:
- the glgC gene encoding glucose-1-phosphate adenylyltransferase — protein MAQRILGMVLAGGQGTRLFPLTHKRAKPAVPFGAKYRIIDFALNNFINSGIFSIYVLIQYKAQSLTEHIQRGWRFGTFLSDYFITLVPAQMYRFEELGPVWYRGTSDAVYQNMHLIDNHNADLVAIFSGDHIYKMNVEHMIQLHNDSRADITVATYPMPVAEATRFGVVQVDDRFRIVEFQEKPKDPKPIPGQPGTALTSMGNYIFSRKALEELLVTVSKEEGGYDFGKDILPRALKDGYHVQAYDFHRNPIPGQEGPNTYWRDVGTLDAYYEANMDLVSVSPQFDLYNPAWPLRTATEFSPPDKFVHEGGNRTGHALNSLTAGGVIISGGTVRTSVLARRVRVNSYSTVEGSVLLDNVEVGRHSVIHNAIIDKNVEIPPGTQIGVDLEQDRARGFTVTESGVVVVPKSYKF, from the coding sequence ATGGCACAGCGTATTCTCGGAATGGTCCTCGCGGGCGGGCAGGGAACCCGCCTGTTCCCGCTGACCCACAAACGGGCCAAACCGGCCGTTCCTTTCGGTGCGAAGTACCGGATCATCGACTTCGCGCTGAATAACTTCATCAATTCGGGCATCTTCTCGATCTACGTACTGATCCAGTACAAGGCGCAGAGCCTGACCGAGCACATCCAGCGGGGTTGGCGCTTCGGTACGTTTCTGAGCGACTATTTCATCACGCTGGTGCCGGCGCAGATGTACCGCTTCGAGGAACTGGGTCCGGTGTGGTACCGCGGCACTTCGGACGCGGTCTACCAGAACATGCACCTGATCGATAACCACAACGCCGATCTGGTGGCGATCTTCTCGGGCGACCACATCTACAAGATGAACGTGGAGCACATGATCCAGCTGCACAACGACAGCCGGGCAGACATCACCGTGGCCACCTACCCGATGCCGGTGGCCGAGGCCACCCGCTTCGGTGTGGTGCAGGTGGACGACCGCTTCCGGATCGTGGAGTTCCAGGAAAAACCCAAGGATCCCAAGCCGATTCCCGGGCAGCCGGGCACCGCGCTGACCTCGATGGGCAACTACATCTTCAGCCGCAAGGCCCTCGAGGAACTGCTGGTCACGGTCTCCAAGGAGGAGGGCGGGTACGACTTCGGCAAGGACATCTTGCCGCGTGCGCTCAAGGACGGCTATCACGTGCAGGCGTACGACTTTCACCGCAACCCGATCCCGGGACAGGAGGGACCGAACACCTACTGGCGCGACGTGGGCACGTTGGACGCCTACTACGAGGCCAACATGGACCTGGTGTCGGTCAGCCCGCAGTTTGATCTGTACAACCCCGCGTGGCCGCTGCGTACCGCCACCGAGTTCAGCCCGCCGGACAAGTTCGTGCACGAGGGCGGCAACCGTACCGGGCACGCGCTGAACTCGCTCACCGCGGGCGGCGTGATCATCTCGGGCGGCACGGTGCGCACCTCGGTGCTGGCGCGGCGCGTGCGGGTCAACTCGTATTCCACGGTCGAGGGCAGCGTGCTGCTGGACAACGTCGAGGTCGGGCGGCACAGCGTGATCCACAACGCCATCATCGACAAGAACGTGGAGATTCCGCCCGGAACGCAGATCGGGGTGGACCTCGAGCAGGACCGGGCGCGCGGTTTCACCGTGACCGAGAGCGGCGTGGTGGTCGTTCCCAAGTCGTACAAGTTCTGA
- a CDS encoding TrmH family RNA methyltransferase yields MYARHLESPQNPEIKAVARLKERRARKAERRFLIEGARELSRALEAGAAVDRIYLCEALYSDEARELASRLETERVTTVSQAAFEKLSMREGPDGVLAVAPIPQADLSRLSLPPEALVLVLEGLEKPGNLGALLRTADGVGVDAVFVTGPGTDLYNPNTVRASMGSLFTQSVLQVEPEALLTFLQQQGFSLVAATPHADTVYWDANYAGRVAVALGAEHDGLSPQLRGAASQQVVIPMRGAADSLNVGTAGALLLYEALRQRGFPNKQVINPV; encoded by the coding sequence ATGTACGCCCGTCACCTCGAGTCCCCCCAAAACCCCGAGATCAAGGCGGTTGCGCGCCTGAAGGAGCGCCGGGCCCGCAAGGCCGAGCGCCGCTTTCTGATCGAGGGCGCCCGCGAGCTGAGCCGTGCCCTCGAGGCCGGTGCTGCCGTGGACCGCATTTATCTGTGCGAGGCGCTTTACAGCGATGAGGCACGCGAACTGGCCTCGCGCCTGGAAACCGAACGGGTCACCACCGTCTCGCAGGCCGCCTTCGAGAAACTCAGCATGCGCGAGGGTCCCGACGGGGTATTGGCGGTGGCTCCCATCCCGCAAGCGGACCTCTCCCGGCTGAGCTTGCCGCCCGAGGCGCTGGTCCTGGTCCTCGAGGGTCTTGAGAAGCCGGGAAACCTGGGCGCTTTGCTGCGTACGGCGGACGGGGTCGGAGTGGACGCGGTGTTCGTGACCGGACCGGGTACGGACCTGTATAACCCCAACACCGTGCGGGCCTCGATGGGGAGCTTGTTCACCCAGTCGGTGCTGCAGGTGGAGCCTGAGGCCCTGCTGACCTTCTTGCAGCAGCAGGGGTTCTCGCTGGTGGCGGCCACCCCGCATGCCGATACGGTGTACTGGGACGCGAACTACGCGGGGCGGGTGGCGGTGGCACTCGGTGCAGAGCACGACGGGCTCAGCCCGCAGCTGCGCGGGGCGGCCTCGCAGCAGGTGGTGATTCCGATGCGGGGGGCTGCGGACAGCCTGAATGTCGGTACCGCCGGAGCGCTGTTGCTCTACGAGGCGTTGCGCCAGCGGGGATTCCCGAATAAACAAGTCATTAATCCTGTATGA
- the typA gene encoding translational GTPase TypA: protein MTEYRNIAIIAHVDHGKTTLVDGLLKQTIELGHGQEIAERAMDSNALERERGITILAKNTAVMYGGVKINIVDTPGHADFGGEVERVLGMVDGCLLLVDAAEGPMPQTRFVLRKALELGLKPIVVVNKIDRQDARAEEVVNLTFDLMAELGANDDQLDFPVLYAIAREGKAFRNLEEPKNDMVELFETVLEHIPAPDVDLEAPFQMLVTNLDYSEYLGRIVVGRVKRGTVKKGEFVNLIHKDGTMTKTRVVQPFTHLGLARIEVDQVGAGDIVALAGVEDAQIGETVADLADPEALPIITVDEPTVSMVFQPNTSPFAGKEGKYVTSRHLRDRLMKEIMTNVSLKVEEIRPDEFKVSGRGELHLSILLETMRREGYEVQVGAPQVIVREIDGVKHEPIEHLVIDVPEAFSSTVIGVISSRKGQLVNMEPQGNRIRVEFKIPSRALFGFRTSFLSMTQGEGIMSHVFDGYAPWAGDLKTRQNGSLVAMEAGTAFAYSIFKLQERGTFFIDAGTEVYVGMIVGENARENDMNVNVCKNKKLTNVRAAGSDEALTLIPPRRLTLEDALEYIGEDELVELTPKSIRLRKKILDPSFRK, encoded by the coding sequence ATGACAGAATACAGAAACATTGCCATCATCGCCCACGTTGACCACGGCAAAACCACGCTGGTGGACGGGCTCTTAAAGCAGACCATCGAGCTTGGGCACGGGCAGGAAATCGCCGAGCGTGCCATGGACAGCAACGCTCTGGAACGCGAGCGCGGCATCACCATTCTCGCCAAGAACACCGCCGTGATGTACGGCGGCGTCAAGATCAACATCGTAGATACTCCCGGCCACGCCGACTTCGGCGGCGAGGTCGAGCGCGTGCTGGGTATGGTCGACGGCTGCCTGCTGCTGGTTGACGCCGCCGAAGGCCCCATGCCCCAAACCCGCTTCGTGCTGCGCAAGGCCCTCGAGCTCGGCCTCAAGCCGATCGTGGTGGTCAACAAGATCGACCGTCAGGACGCGCGTGCCGAGGAGGTCGTGAACCTCACCTTCGACCTGATGGCCGAACTCGGTGCCAACGACGACCAGCTCGACTTCCCGGTGCTGTACGCCATCGCCCGCGAAGGCAAGGCGTTCCGCAACCTCGAGGAGCCCAAAAACGACATGGTCGAGCTGTTCGAGACCGTGCTCGAGCACATCCCGGCCCCGGACGTGGACTTGGAGGCTCCTTTCCAGATGCTGGTGACCAACCTCGACTACTCCGAGTACCTGGGCCGCATCGTGGTGGGCCGTGTCAAGCGCGGCACGGTCAAGAAGGGCGAGTTCGTCAACCTGATCCACAAAGACGGCACCATGACCAAGACCCGCGTGGTCCAGCCGTTCACCCACCTCGGTCTGGCCCGCATCGAGGTCGATCAGGTCGGTGCCGGTGACATCGTGGCCCTGGCCGGCGTGGAAGACGCACAGATCGGTGAGACCGTCGCCGACCTCGCCGATCCCGAGGCCCTGCCCATCATCACCGTGGACGAGCCCACCGTCTCGATGGTGTTCCAGCCCAACACCTCGCCGTTTGCCGGTAAGGAAGGCAAGTACGTCACCTCGAGGCACCTCCGCGACCGCCTGATGAAGGAGATCATGACCAACGTCTCCCTCAAGGTCGAGGAGATCCGCCCCGACGAGTTCAAGGTCTCGGGCCGCGGCGAGCTGCACCTGTCGATCCTGCTGGAGACCATGCGCCGCGAGGGCTACGAGGTCCAAGTCGGCGCGCCGCAGGTAATCGTGCGCGAGATCGACGGCGTCAAGCACGAGCCGATCGAGCACCTGGTGATCGACGTGCCCGAGGCGTTCTCGAGCACCGTGATCGGTGTGATCTCGAGCCGTAAGGGTCAGCTGGTCAACATGGAGCCGCAGGGCAACCGCATCCGCGTGGAGTTCAAGATCCCCTCGCGCGCGCTGTTCGGCTTCCGCACCAGCTTCTTGTCCATGACCCAGGGCGAGGGCATCATGAGCCACGTGTTCGACGGCTACGCGCCGTGGGCCGGCGACCTCAAGACCCGCCAGAACGGCTCGCTGGTCGCGATGGAAGCGGGCACGGCCTTCGCCTACTCGATCTTCAAGCTGCAGGAGCGCGGTACCTTCTTCATCGACGCGGGCACCGAGGTGTACGTGGGCATGATCGTGGGCGAGAACGCCCGCGAGAACGACATGAACGTCAACGTCTGCAAGAACAAGAAGCTCACCAACGTGCGCGCTGCCGGTTCGGACGAGGCGCTCACCCTGATCCCGCCGCGCCGCCTGACCCTCGAGGACGCCCTCGAGTACATCGGTGAGGACGAGCTGGTGGAGCTGACTCCCAAGAGCATCCGCCTGCGCAAGAAGATCTTGGACCCCAGCTTCCGCAAGTAA
- a CDS encoding MFS transporter, whose translation MSLRLGSFVLFGFYALLGFVDAAFGVAWNGFLTRFHLAPASLAYALLFGTLAALPLLWFGGQALARWPKRPPLIAVALTVVAVVWSLILTPGAATFLISVAALLIVTAALDAAASGAALDLEARSGVRLLGKVQSGFAVGAVSGAALSGFLVGNGNLVLLGVIILAWVTLLLLGLWRMRIPTPAANLEGEEAQLPRARASTLALIGAAAVIAYYAEGMMLSWSGVFLQRDLGLSAHLSGLLSSGYYVAFGVGALLSSTLLTRLGARRSMRLLSLVAAIGGLMLVSAAHILVAAAGMLLLGAAVAGLMPTLLSWAANLGLGAGAAGFVSTFAYLGMVLEPVTVSLGGESLRPALMSLPALLLLMGALTYWRPAGQSRSATVAGAWD comes from the coding sequence ATGAGTCTTCGACTCGGCTCTTTCGTGTTATTCGGTTTTTATGCGCTTCTCGGCTTCGTGGACGCCGCTTTCGGCGTCGCCTGGAACGGGTTCCTGACCCGCTTCCACCTGGCTCCGGCCTCGCTCGCCTACGCGCTGCTGTTCGGCACGCTCGCGGCTCTTCCGCTGCTGTGGTTCGGCGGACAAGCCCTGGCCCGCTGGCCCAAACGCCCACCGCTGATCGCGGTTGCCCTGACGGTCGTCGCGGTGGTCTGGAGCCTGATCCTCACCCCCGGCGCTGCGACCTTTCTGATTTCGGTTGCCGCCCTGCTGATCGTCACTGCCGCCCTTGACGCCGCCGCCAGCGGCGCGGCCCTGGACCTCGAGGCGCGCAGCGGCGTTCGCCTGCTCGGCAAGGTGCAGTCCGGCTTCGCGGTCGGCGCCGTGAGCGGCGCGGCCCTCAGCGGCTTTCTGGTCGGCAACGGAAACCTCGTGCTGCTCGGCGTCATCATCCTGGCCTGGGTGACCCTGCTGCTGCTGGGGTTGTGGCGCATGCGCATTCCCACCCCGGCAGCGAACCTCGAGGGCGAGGAGGCCCAACTGCCGCGCGCCCGCGCCAGCACCCTCGCCCTCATCGGCGCGGCGGCGGTGATCGCCTATTACGCCGAGGGCATGATGCTCTCCTGGAGCGGGGTTTTCCTGCAACGGGACCTGGGGCTGTCCGCGCACCTCAGCGGCCTGCTCTCCAGCGGCTACTACGTGGCCTTCGGCGTGGGCGCGCTGCTCAGCAGCACGCTGCTCACCCGCCTGGGAGCGCGCCGATCCATGCGCCTGCTCAGCCTCGTCGCAGCGATCGGCGGCCTGATGCTCGTCAGCGCCGCCCACATCCTGGTTGCCGCTGCGGGCATGCTGCTGCTGGGTGCTGCCGTCGCAGGCCTGATGCCCACGCTGCTCTCGTGGGCCGCCAACTTGGGCCTGGGGGCCGGGGCCGCCGGGTTCGTGAGCACCTTCGCCTACCTCGGTATGGTGCTCGAGCCGGTCACGGTCTCGCTGGGCGGCGAGAGCCTGCGCCCGGCGCTGATGTCGCTGCCCGCCCTGCTGCTGCTGATGGGTGCGCTCACCTACTGGCGTCCCGCCGGACAGTCCCGGAGCGCGACTGTGGCCGGAGCGTGGGATTGA
- a CDS encoding GrpB family protein, whose product MRETVRLTEVTLEVFERYEALAGRLAERIRELCPAARVEHVGATAVPGLLTKGDLDLACVLEAQEFAEAVRVLDRHFARAQPENWVEGVFASFELPALPGVPDLDAALQVTVRGSGYDFFVRLRDRMRASPRWRAEMNAAKRAQALEGPAAYRAQERRICPGAGLDRSGRRRRGLVRLRSVPAAARNRAAGQRAARER is encoded by the coding sequence ATGCGCGAAACGGTACGGCTGACCGAGGTGACCCTCGAGGTCTTCGAACGCTACGAGGCCCTCGCAGGGCGGCTGGCAGAGCGGATACGCGAGCTCTGCCCGGCGGCCCGGGTCGAACACGTCGGGGCAACCGCCGTACCGGGCCTGCTCACCAAAGGCGACCTGGACCTGGCGTGCGTGCTCGAGGCGCAGGAGTTCGCAGAAGCCGTGCGGGTGCTCGACCGCCATTTCGCCCGGGCGCAGCCGGAGAACTGGGTCGAGGGCGTGTTCGCCTCGTTCGAGTTGCCCGCCCTGCCAGGCGTGCCCGACCTGGACGCTGCGCTGCAGGTGACGGTGCGCGGCAGCGGGTACGACTTTTTCGTGCGGCTGCGGGACCGGATGCGCGCCTCACCTCGCTGGCGCGCCGAGATGAACGCGGCCAAGCGCGCGCAGGCCCTCGAGGGGCCCGCTGCCTACCGCGCGCAAGAACGCCGTATATGCCCGGGCGCTGGCCTGGATAGGTCAGGACGCAGACGGCGCGGACTGGTTCGCTTACGAAGCGTACCGGCCGCAGCGCGGAACCGTGCTGCGGGCCAGCGTGCAGCTCGCGAGCGGTGA
- the truD gene encoding tRNA pseudouridine(13) synthase TruD has translation MTDPAPSSLAFDWNLLPTLTADLPGTGGRIRELEEDFQVDEVPLYLPSGEGDDLYIRLEKRGHNTNHVVKELATQLGLDLKKIGVAGLKDRRAVTTQWISLPAKAERRLEAFAMEGVRILEVSRHTNRLGIGHLLGNRFRIRVRGAPGGAALARTVMQRLEGGVPNYFGPQRFGIGGKNAEEGLRLVRSNLRGRGSIPLKRFLVSSLQSAVFNAYLAERLRLGLFDALLEGDMAKKHDTGGVFRVEDAALESERARRGEISATGTLFGRKVRPLDGAAGELERRVLESFGLTLEDFASRKGDRRIVRVFLEGVGVEEAEDGFVLSFLLPRGAFATSVLREVMKTEVDREPGEPDEELSE, from the coding sequence ATGACCGACCCCGCCCCTTCCTCCCTCGCCTTCGACTGGAACCTGCTCCCGACCCTCACCGCCGACCTGCCGGGCACCGGAGGCCGCATCCGTGAGCTCGAGGAGGACTTCCAGGTGGACGAGGTGCCGCTGTACCTCCCCTCGGGCGAGGGTGACGACCTGTATATCCGCCTGGAAAAGCGCGGGCACAACACCAACCACGTGGTCAAGGAACTCGCGACCCAACTGGGCCTTGACCTGAAAAAGATCGGGGTGGCAGGGCTCAAGGACCGCCGCGCGGTCACCACCCAGTGGATCAGCCTGCCCGCCAAGGCCGAGCGCCGCCTCGAGGCCTTCGCAATGGAAGGCGTGCGCATCCTCGAGGTGAGCCGCCACACCAACCGGCTCGGCATCGGGCACCTGCTGGGCAACCGCTTTCGCATCCGGGTGCGCGGCGCCCCGGGCGGCGCCGCGCTCGCGCGCACCGTGATGCAGCGCTTAGAGGGCGGGGTACCCAACTACTTCGGGCCGCAGCGCTTCGGGATCGGCGGCAAGAACGCCGAGGAGGGCCTGCGCCTGGTGCGCTCGAACCTGCGCGGGCGCGGCTCGATTCCGCTCAAGCGCTTCCTGGTGTCCTCGCTGCAGAGCGCGGTGTTCAATGCCTACCTGGCCGAGCGGCTGAGGCTGGGCCTGTTCGACGCCCTGCTCGAGGGTGACATGGCCAAAAAGCACGACACCGGCGGGGTATTTCGGGTGGAAGACGCGGCCCTCGAGAGCGAGCGCGCCCGGCGCGGCGAGATCTCGGCTACTGGCACGCTGTTTGGCCGCAAGGTGCGCCCGCTCGATGGCGCTGCCGGGGAACTCGAGCGACGGGTGCTGGAGAGCTTCGGGCTGACCCTCGAGGATTTCGCCTCGCGCAAGGGCGACCGCCGCATCGTGCGGGTGTTCCTCGAGGGGGTGGGGGTCGAAGAGGCCGAGGACGGCTTTGTGCTGAGCTTCCTGCTGCCGCGGGGGGCCTTTGCCACCTCGGTGCTGCGCGAGGTGATGAAGACCGAGGTGGACCGTGAACCGGGCGAGCCTGACGAAGAGCTATCTGAGTAG
- a CDS encoding DUF3293 domain-containing protein yields the protein MNRASLTKSYLSSAYGALGRTFALCEQGSWTPPWAEGGRRWALITAWNPRSVRLCAADNERRGARLRSDLEARGLPCHPAGNGEGEWAEPGFLVLDLSLRTAAELGERWEQNAVIWGVGRRAALVWCADGRQMTRRWLCEKGM from the coding sequence GTGAACCGGGCGAGCCTGACGAAGAGCTATCTGAGTAGCGCTTACGGAGCGCTTGGCCGCACCTTTGCGCTGTGCGAGCAGGGAAGCTGGACGCCGCCGTGGGCCGAGGGCGGACGGCGCTGGGCGCTGATTACCGCCTGGAACCCGCGCAGCGTGAGGCTGTGCGCCGCGGACAACGAGCGCCGAGGCGCGCGGCTGCGCTCGGACCTCGAGGCACGCGGCCTCCCCTGCCACCCGGCGGGAAACGGCGAGGGCGAGTGGGCCGAGCCGGGATTCTTGGTGCTGGACCTGAGCCTGCGCACGGCCGCCGAACTGGGCGAGCGCTGGGAGCAGAACGCGGTGATCTGGGGCGTGGGGCGCCGTGCGGCGCTGGTGTGGTGCGCGGACGGGCGGCAGATGACCCGCCGCTGGCTGTGCGAAAAGGGGATGTAG
- a CDS encoding AlbA family DNA-binding domain-containing protein, whose protein sequence is MQRVLLDLQQILREGPGPSRILVSTEVSPNELARYAIGLANAQGGLILVGIVNGQVQDASDIHPLMLTHAIFELSAGRLSVNVHPEEIDGKRVLVVHVPQGPYLLATPEGEVVAWDGTALVPINAYGHRDPAPDQDYTATVPPMSSLSDIDPLEVGRLRRNMRGRNNELAQLADLDFMLELGLLVDAGGELKPTVAGILMAGTPQALRRHVPQAEVCYYHHATPDVEFQFREDLLRPLSSALERLRELIQVRNGFSPLQVGLFRIEIWDFDEVVYREAILNALIHRDYQSRDAVHIHHFPDRLEVMNPGGLPGGITSQNILRHQPKRRNPLLAEALARLGYVERAGVGVDKMYQLLLRHGKEPPEFHTYPDSVTLTIHNPGFDAEFVRFIARKQEEMQAFSLDMLIVLACLKREGECGRPELAGNLQLPEDRVKRILVAMEERDLIERTGRGSASVYTLSESSRTAMGLRRRFASGRAANAGALQDAMQRAARSPLVRPYLSDPDYRAEVLKLASRPEGVSNAEVREALGLDTQQSSRMLRSLVKQGLLLRFGSAPRNVRYALKES, encoded by the coding sequence ATGCAGCGTGTATTGCTTGACTTGCAACAAATCCTGCGCGAGGGCCCCGGGCCCTCGCGCATCCTGGTGTCGACCGAGGTCTCACCCAACGAGCTGGCCCGTTACGCGATCGGGCTGGCCAACGCACAGGGCGGGCTGATCCTGGTCGGCATCGTAAACGGTCAGGTACAAGACGCCAGCGACATTCACCCGCTGATGCTCACCCACGCCATCTTTGAACTGAGTGCCGGGCGGCTGTCGGTCAACGTTCACCCGGAGGAGATCGACGGCAAGCGGGTGCTGGTGGTACACGTTCCGCAGGGCCCCTACCTGCTGGCCACCCCCGAGGGCGAGGTGGTGGCCTGGGACGGCACGGCGCTCGTTCCCATCAACGCCTACGGGCACCGCGACCCGGCCCCGGACCAGGACTACACCGCCACCGTTCCGCCGATGAGTTCGCTCTCGGACATCGATCCGCTCGAGGTAGGGCGGCTGCGCCGCAACATGCGCGGCCGCAACAACGAGCTGGCCCAACTGGCCGACCTCGACTTCATGCTCGAGCTGGGCCTGCTGGTAGACGCGGGGGGCGAGCTCAAGCCCACCGTCGCGGGCATCCTGATGGCGGGCACCCCGCAGGCCCTGCGCCGCCACGTGCCGCAGGCGGAGGTGTGCTACTACCATCACGCCACCCCGGACGTGGAGTTCCAGTTCCGCGAGGATCTGTTGCGGCCGCTGTCCTCGGCCCTCGAGCGGCTGCGCGAGCTGATCCAGGTGCGCAACGGCTTCTCGCCGCTGCAGGTCGGGCTCTTTCGCATCGAGATCTGGGATTTCGACGAGGTGGTGTACCGCGAGGCGATCCTCAACGCGCTGATTCACCGCGACTACCAGTCGCGCGACGCGGTGCACATTCACCACTTTCCCGACCGCCTCGAGGTGATGAACCCCGGCGGCCTGCCGGGCGGGATCACCTCGCAAAACATCTTGCGTCACCAGCCCAAGCGCCGCAATCCGCTGCTGGCCGAGGCCCTGGCCCGGCTGGGTTATGTGGAGCGTGCGGGGGTGGGCGTGGACAAGATGTACCAGCTGCTGCTGCGCCACGGCAAGGAGCCGCCGGAGTTTCACACCTACCCGGACTCGGTGACCTTGACCATTCACAACCCGGGCTTCGATGCCGAGTTCGTGCGTTTCATCGCGCGCAAACAGGAGGAGATGCAGGCGTTCAGCCTGGACATGCTGATCGTGCTGGCCTGCCTCAAGCGCGAGGGCGAGTGCGGGCGGCCCGAACTGGCGGGCAACTTGCAGCTGCCCGAGGACCGGGTCAAGCGCATCCTGGTGGCGATGGAGGAGCGCGACCTGATCGAGCGCACCGGCCGCGGATCGGCCAGCGTGTACACGCTGTCCGAATCCTCGAGGACCGCCATGGGCTTGCGTCGGCGCTTCGCCTCGGGCCGTGCCGCCAACGCGGGGGCGCTGCAAGACGCGATGCAGCGCGCGGCCCGCTCGCCGCTGGTACGACCCTACCTGTCCGATCCGGACTACCGCGCCGAGGTGCTCAAGCTGGCCTCGAGGCCCGAGGGCGTGTCGAACGCCGAGGTGCGCGAAGCGCTCGGACTCGATACCCAGCAGAGCTCGCGGATGCTGCGCTCGCTGGTCAAACAGGGCCTGTTGCTGCGTTTTGGCAGCGCGCCCCGCAACGTCCGATACGCCTTGAAAGAAAGTTAA
- a CDS encoding ABC transporter substrate-binding protein produces the protein MKALKALGILTVTALIGQAAAVQVSISCGAVGAELEFCKKAADEWAKKTGNTVRIVQTPNDTNDRLALYQQNLSAKSSDIDVYQLDVIWPGLLGQHFVDLKGKIPQSEINAHFEAIIKNNTVNGKLIAMPWFTDAGLLYYRKDLLEKYGYKNPPTTWAQLSQMATKIQAGERKNNRNFQGYVFQGKSYEGLTCNALEWIYSYGGGTIVDSSGKVTINNPRAVQALKDAASWIGKTAPRGVTTYAEEEARGLFQAGNAAFMRNWPYAWGLAQGDDSKIKDKIGVAPLPKGSGAQGRHAATLGGWQLGVSIYSKNQKEAIDLVRYLTSAAVQKDRAINGSYNPTIKALYRDKDVTTAVPFMGDLYDVFTSAVARPSGPTKGKYNQVSSAFYGAVYNVLSGRSQPEAALKSLETNLNRIKGRGW, from the coding sequence ATGAAAGCACTCAAGGCCCTGGGTATTCTCACCGTCACCGCCCTGATCGGTCAGGCGGCCGCCGTGCAGGTTTCCATCTCCTGCGGTGCCGTCGGAGCAGAGCTCGAGTTCTGCAAGAAGGCCGCTGACGAGTGGGCCAAGAAGACTGGGAACACTGTCCGCATCGTTCAGACCCCCAACGACACCAACGACCGCCTGGCGCTGTACCAGCAGAACCTCTCGGCCAAGAGCTCGGACATCGACGTGTACCAGCTCGACGTCATCTGGCCGGGCCTGCTGGGGCAGCATTTCGTGGACCTCAAGGGCAAGATCCCGCAGAGCGAGATCAACGCGCACTTCGAGGCCATCATCAAGAACAACACGGTCAACGGCAAACTGATCGCCATGCCGTGGTTCACCGACGCCGGCCTGCTGTACTACCGCAAGGACCTGCTCGAGAAGTACGGTTACAAGAATCCGCCCACCACCTGGGCCCAACTCTCCCAGATGGCCACCAAGATTCAGGCCGGCGAGCGCAAGAACAACCGCAACTTCCAGGGCTACGTGTTCCAGGGCAAGAGCTACGAAGGCCTCACCTGCAACGCCCTCGAGTGGATCTACTCGTACGGTGGGGGCACCATCGTCGACAGCAGCGGCAAGGTCACCATCAACAACCCCCGCGCGGTTCAGGCCCTCAAGGACGCCGCGAGCTGGATCGGCAAAACCGCGCCCCGGGGCGTGACCACCTACGCCGAAGAAGAAGCGCGCGGCCTGTTCCAGGCGGGCAACGCGGCCTTCATGCGCAACTGGCCGTACGCCTGGGGCCTCGCCCAGGGCGACGACTCGAAGATCAAGGACAAGATCGGCGTAGCGCCGCTGCCCAAGGGCAGCGGCGCCCAGGGCCGCCACGCTGCCACGCTGGGCGGCTGGCAGCTCGGGGTCTCGATCTACTCCAAGAACCAGAAAGAAGCGATCGACCTGGTGCGCTACCTCACCTCGGCAGCCGTGCAGAAAGACCGCGCCATCAACGGCTCGTACAACCCCACCATCAAGGCGCTGTACCGGGACAAGGACGTCACCACCGCCGTACCGTTCATGGGCGATCTGTACGACGTGTTCACCTCGGCGGTCGCGCGTCCCTCCGGCCCCACCAAGGGCAAGTACAACCAAGTTTCGTCCGCCTTCTACGGCGCGGTCTACAACGTCCTGAGCGGCCGCAGCCAGCCCGAGGCGGCGCTCAAGAGCCTCGAGACCAACCTGAACCGCATCAAGGGCCGCGGCTGGTAA